Below is a genomic region from Fibrobacter sp..
TTCTGCTCCGGGATGAAAGCCGCTACATGGGTGAAATAACAATTCGTTCAATCTCTGAAATCAAGAATAACCGTATTTTAATAAACGATCAGGAGTATCTTGCAACCCAGTTCCCTTTAACACCATCGGGCGAAAACACACCGGCACTGATAGTGGTATTGATGAATCAGGACCGGAAACCAGAATAAAAAGACTGAGAGGAATTTATGCTTAGTAAGCACGGGTTCCAGATTAGTAAACTGATGCCGGTACCACAAATAATCTTCAAACCTGGAACACTGCAGTTCAGGACGTTCAAACAAAAAGTCAGAATAAATATTGAACGGGAAAACTTTACTATAAAGACAGTAGAGAACAATGAGGATCTTGCAAAAGCCCTCAGACTTCGATACGAGGTATTCTACAAGGAACTGCTGGAAAAAATGTATATCTCCGGGATGGATATCGACAGATTCGATTTTAAACGTGACCACCTGGTGATTATTGACAAAAGAACCACAATTACATAGGAACATACAGACTCATCTCCAGTCTCTTCCATAAGAAATTCTATTCGTCTACAGAATTTAATCTCGACGATATCATAAATCTCCCCGGAACAAAACTTGAGTTGGGAAGAGCCTGCGTACACCGCGATTTCCGTACAGGCACTCCAATAGCTCTCCTCTGGCGCGGTATAACCGATTACATAAGAGAGACAGGAACGAAGTATCTGTTCGGGTGTTCGAGTGTCAAGACAACCAACATTCGCATTATCGCATCAATTTACAGGTATTTTCAGGAAAACGGGAAAGTCTCGGATGAAATAGTTCTCCAGGGGAAAATTCCGAATGAGGAATTTCAGAAAGGCTCTGGAAAGCATCACACCTCAGGAAATAACCGATGCCAGAGATAAGATACCCGCTCTTTTAAACTCCTACATCAATATGGGCTCCATGATCTGCGGAGAACCAGCACTTGATAAGAAGTTTAGGTGCGCAGATTTTCTCACCCTGTTTGATGTCGAAAAATCCGAAAAGAAAGTGCACAGAAAGTACAATATATGATCGGAGCGATCATTAAGTTTTTTCTCTTTACGCTCCTTCTTTTTTTTTATATGTCGTCACATCACTCATCACACTCGTTTTGATCAGAAGTGAAGAAAAAAGACTCAGATTGCTTTCCAGAATAACTTCACTTGGGTCTCGCCTCGGGACCTCAGTTCTTGGAATCAGGATCAAAAGAAATAATTATCCCCCCGAGAACACCTCACCATGCCTTATAATCGCAAATCATCTGTCATATCTGGACATCCTCATCCTGGCATCATCGGTTCCCTCTCTGCTTATCACCTCCGTTGAGGTACAGAAGACATTTTTCTGGGATTCATGTCATTGATTGCTGGCAGCCTTTTTGTGGAACGACGGAGTAAAACCGGACTAAAG
It encodes:
- a CDS encoding GNAT family N-acetyltransferase, whose product is MLSKHGFQISKLMPVPQIIFKPGTLQFRTFKQKVRINIERENFTIKTVENNEDLAKALRLRYEVFYKELLEKMYISGMDIDRFDFKRDHLVIIDKRTTIT
- a CDS encoding GNAT family N-acetyltransferase, which translates into the protein MGTYRLISSLFHKKFYSSTEFNLDDIINLPGTKLELGRACVHRDFRTGTPIALLWRGITDYIRETGTKYLFGCSSVKTTNIRIIASIYRYFQENGKVSDEIVLQGKIPNEEFQKGSGKHHTSGNNRCQR